The following proteins are encoded in a genomic region of Euzebya sp.:
- a CDS encoding ATP-binding cassette domain-containing protein — protein sequence MIRFSSVTITYPGATAPALRDVDLEIPEGELCLVVGPTGAGKSTLLGAINGQVPHFTGGLLSGRVEVAGHDTAAVKPRDLADVVGVVPQDPAAGFVTDTVEQELAFTMEQLGLAPEVMRKRVEEVLDLLGVADLRDRALRTLSGGQQQRVAIGAVLTAHPRVLVLDEPTSALDPTAAEEVLAAITRLVHDLGVTAVVAEHRLERIIQYADTVVEVHADRTVTADAPAAAMATAAVAPPVVQLGRLAGWSPLPLSVRDARRAAGPLRDRLQALPTPSAPPLPAVGPLLTARGLHVRYGATPAVRDVDLDLHAGQVVALMGRNGSGKSSLLWALQGSGRRDGGQVVVAGQDPAGLDPRGARRLVGLVPQTPSDLLYLSTVDAECAQADDESDAPSGSCRALLDGLVGAIAGDTHPRDLSEGQRLALALAVQLTAEPRVVLLDEPTRGLDQRAKQRLTAVLRRLAADRAAVVVSTHDVEFVASACDRVVVLAQGDLVADGPTADVVVASPAFAPQVAKVLAPGGWLTVDEVRNALAGAVAEP from the coding sequence GTGATCCGCTTCTCCTCCGTCACGATCACCTACCCCGGGGCCACCGCGCCGGCGCTGCGCGACGTCGACCTCGAGATCCCCGAGGGCGAGCTCTGCCTGGTCGTGGGGCCGACCGGCGCGGGCAAGTCGACGCTGCTCGGCGCGATCAACGGGCAGGTGCCGCACTTCACCGGCGGGCTGCTGTCCGGCCGCGTCGAGGTCGCCGGGCACGACACCGCCGCGGTCAAGCCCCGCGACCTCGCCGACGTCGTCGGCGTCGTCCCCCAGGACCCGGCGGCGGGCTTCGTGACCGACACCGTCGAGCAGGAGCTCGCGTTCACGATGGAGCAGCTCGGCCTGGCTCCCGAGGTCATGCGGAAGCGCGTCGAGGAGGTCCTCGACCTGCTCGGCGTGGCCGACCTGCGCGACCGGGCGCTGCGGACGCTGTCCGGCGGGCAGCAGCAGCGGGTCGCGATCGGCGCCGTGCTGACCGCCCACCCCCGGGTCCTGGTGCTGGACGAGCCCACCTCCGCCCTGGACCCGACGGCCGCCGAGGAGGTCCTCGCCGCCATCACGCGCCTCGTCCACGACCTCGGGGTGACCGCGGTGGTGGCCGAGCACCGCCTGGAGCGCATCATCCAGTACGCCGACACCGTCGTCGAGGTCCACGCGGACCGGACCGTCACCGCGGACGCGCCCGCCGCGGCGATGGCGACCGCAGCCGTCGCCCCGCCCGTCGTCCAGCTGGGACGGCTGGCCGGGTGGTCGCCGCTCCCCCTGTCGGTCCGCGACGCCCGTCGGGCCGCCGGGCCGTTGCGTGACCGGTTGCAGGCCCTCCCCACGCCGAGCGCCCCGCCCCTCCCCGCCGTCGGGCCGCTCCTGACCGCCCGAGGGCTGCACGTCCGGTACGGCGCCACCCCCGCCGTCCGCGACGTCGACCTCGACCTGCACGCCGGCCAGGTCGTCGCGCTGATGGGCCGGAACGGGTCGGGGAAGTCCTCCCTGCTGTGGGCGCTGCAGGGCAGCGGGCGCCGCGACGGCGGGCAGGTGGTGGTCGCCGGCCAGGACCCTGCCGGCCTCGACCCGCGAGGCGCGCGGCGACTCGTCGGCCTGGTCCCCCAGACGCCCTCGGACCTCCTGTACCTGTCGACCGTCGACGCCGAGTGCGCCCAGGCCGACGACGAGTCCGACGCCCCCTCGGGCTCGTGCCGGGCGCTGCTCGACGGCCTCGTCGGCGCGATCGCCGGCGACACCCACCCGCGGGACCTGTCCGAGGGGCAGCGACTCGCCCTCGCCCTGGCGGTGCAGCTCACCGCCGAGCCCCGGGTGGTGCTCCTCGACGAGCCCACCCGAGGGCTGGACCAGCGCGCCAAGCAGCGCCTGACCGCCGTGCTCCGCCGACTCGCCGCCGACAGGGCGGCCGTGGTCGTGAGCACCCACGACGTCGAGTTCGTCGCCAGCGCCTGCGACCGGGTCGTGGTCCTCGCCCAGGGCGACCTGGTCGCGGACGGGCCGACCGCGGACGTCGTCGTCGCCTCCCCCGCCTTCGCCCCGCAGGTCGCGAAGGTCCTCGCGCCCGGCGGCTGGCTGACCGTCGACGAGGTGCGGAACGCGCTCGCGGGGGCGGTGGCGGAGCCGTGA